The Micromonospora sp. NBC_01740 genome includes a window with the following:
- a CDS encoding (2Fe-2S)-binding protein, with translation MSEHRPPQPAEAPRRTAMGRPAPVTIEVDGRPVLAHPGESLATALLAAGERAVGATRGGARRGPYCNMGICFECVVTVDDVPCQRSCLIRVRADMRVRTAVPR, from the coding sequence TTGTCTGAACACCGCCCGCCGCAGCCCGCCGAGGCGCCGAGGCGCACCGCGATGGGCCGGCCCGCGCCGGTCACCATCGAGGTGGACGGGCGGCCGGTGCTCGCCCACCCGGGCGAGTCCCTGGCCACCGCGCTGCTGGCCGCCGGGGAGCGGGCCGTCGGCGCCACGCGCGGCGGCGCCCGCCGGGGGCCCTACTGCAACATGGGGATCTGCTTCGAGTGCGTCGTCACGGTGGACGACGTGCCCTGCCAGCGTTCCTGCCTGATCCGGGTACGGGCCGACATGCGGGTCCGCACGGCGGTGCCCCGGTGA